In Trichomycterus rosablanca isolate fTriRos1 chromosome 20, fTriRos1.hap1, whole genome shotgun sequence, one DNA window encodes the following:
- the srsf1a gene encoding serine/arginine-rich splicing factor 1A yields the protein MSGVIRGPAGSNDCRVYVGNLPPDIRTKDVEDVFYKYGVIRDIDLKNRRGGPPFAFVEFEDPRDAEDAVYARDGYDYDGYRLRVEFPRSGRGMGRGGFGGGGGGGGGGGGGGGGGGGGGGGGGGAPRGRYGPPSRRSENRVIVSGLPPSGSWQDLKDHMREAGDVCYADVFRDGTGVVEFVRKEDMTYAVRKLDNTKFRSHEGETAYIRVKVDGPRSPSYGRSRSRSRSRSRSRSRSNERSRSYSPRRGRSSPQFGLEARLSGCQLTGISS from the exons ATGTCGGGGGTGATCCGCGGCCCTGCCGGCAGTAATGACTGCAGGGTTTATGTAGGAAATCTTCCTCCTGATATCCGCACTAAAGATGTCGAAGATGTGTTTTACAAGTACGGAGTCATTCGAGATATCGATCTGAAAAACAGAAGAGGTGGACCTCCGTTTGCCTTTGTCGAGTTCGAAGACCCGAG AGATGCAGAGGATGCCGTTTATGCTCGAGATGGCTATGACTATGATGGCTATCGGCTCCGGGTGGAGTTTCCCAGAAGTGGGCGCGGAATGGGACGAGGAGGCttcggtggtggtggtggtggcggcggcggtggtggtggtggtggcggcGGCGGtggtggcggcggcggcggcggcggtggGGCACCCAGAGGCAGATACGGACCCCCGTCCAGGCGTTCTGAAAACAGAGTTATCGTTTCTG GATTACCACCAAGCGGCAGCTGGCAGGATCTGAAAGATCACATGCGTGAAGCAGGTGATGTATGTTACGCTGACGTTTTCCGCGATGGCACCGGTGTGGTGGAGTTTGTGCGCAAAGAAGACATGACCTACGCTGTCAGAAAGCTGGATAACACTAAGTTCCGGTCACATGAG GGAGAAACTGCTTACATCCGTGTGAAAGTGGACGGTCCACGCAGCCCGAGTTACGGAAGATCAAGATCCCGGAGCCGCAGTCGCAGCAGGAGTCGCAGTCGCAGCAACGAACGTAGCCGCAGCTACTCGCCACGACGAGGCCGAAGCTCCCCGCA GTTTGGGCTGGAGGCGAGGCTCAGTGGATGCCAGCTCACTGGGATCAGTTCATAA
- the dynll2a gene encoding dynein, light chain, LC8-type 2a: MTDRKAVIKNADMSEDMQQDAVDCATQAMEKYNIEKDIAAYIKKEFDKKYNPTWHCIVGRNFGSYVTHETKHFIYFYLGQVAILLFKSG, translated from the exons ATGACTGACAGGAAGGCAGTGATCAAGAATGCTGACATGTCCGAGGACATGCAGCAGGATGCCGTTGACTGTGCAACACAGGCCATGGAGAAGTACAACATAGAGAAGGACATTGCAGCGTACATTAAAAAG GAGTTTGACAAAAAGTATAACCCAACATGGCATTGCATCGTGGGACGGAACTTCGGCAGCTATGTCACCCATGAGACCAAGCACTTCATCTACTTCTACTTGGGCCAGGTGGCAATTCTCCTGTTCAAATCGGGCTGA
- the aldoca gene encoding fructose-bisphosphate aldolase C-A translates to MTHQFLTLTTEQKKELHEIALRIVTPGKGILAADESVGSMGKRLKQIGVENTEENRRQFRQVLFTADDRIDNCIGGVIFFHETLYQHTDEGVPFVKLIKDKGITIGIKVDKGVVPLPGTNGESTTQGLDGLLERCAQYKKDGADFAKWRCVMKISDTTPSELCTTENANVLARYASICQQHGIVPIVEPEILPDGDHDLKRCQFVTERVLAAVYKAMFEHHVYLEGTLLKPNMVTPGHGCPIKYSVEEVAMATVTALRRTVPPAVTGVTFLSGGQSEEEASVNLNAINNCLLVKPWALTFSFGRALQASALKAWRGQKENQTAATEEFIKRAEINSLAAQGKYTGGGDSSGATGLSHYLSNYAY, encoded by the exons ATGACCCACCAGTTTCTGACGCTCACCACAGAGCAGAAGAAGGAGCTGCATGAGATTGCTCTTCGCATCGTGACTCCTGGGAAAGGCATCCTAGCAGCTGATGAGTCCGTAG GCAGCATGGGAAAGAGGTTAAAACAGATAGGAGTTGAGAACACAGAGGAGAATCGGCGCCAGTTCCGCCAAGTCCTCTTCACAGCCGACGACCGTATTGACAACTGCATCGGGGGAGTCATTTTTTTCCATGAAACCCTCTACCAGCACACAGATGAGGGTGTTCCTTTTGTTAAACTGATCAAAGACAAAGGAATTACTATTGGTATCAAG GTGGACAAGGGAGTCGTGCCTCTTCCAGGAACTAATGGCGAGAGCACAACACAAG GGTTGGATGGTCTATTGGAGCGTTGCGCTCAGTACAAGAAGGACGGAGCAGATTTCGCCAAATGGCGTTGTGTAATGAAGATCAGTGACACCACCCCGTCTGAACTGTGCACTACAGAAAACGCAAATGTCCTTGCCCGCTATGCTAGCATCTGTCAACAG CATGGGATTGTACCTATAGTGGAACCTGAGATCCTGCCTGATGGAGATCATGATCTCAAACGCTGCCAGTTTGTTACAGAAAGG GTGCTGGCGGCAGTGTACAAGGCCATGTTTGAGCATCATGTTTACCTGGAGGGTACCCTGCTCAAGCCAAACATGGTGACGCCAGGGCACGGCTGCCCCATCAAGTACAGTGTCGAGgaggttgccatggccaccgtCACTGCCCTGCGTCGCACTGTGCCTCCTGCTGTCACAG GAGTGACGTTTCTCTCCGGAGGTCAGAGTGAAGAGGAAGCTTCTGTCAACTTAAATGCCATCAACAACTGCCTGCTGGTGAAGCCCTGGGCGCTGACCTTCTCTTTTGGTCGAGCCCTGCAGGCCTCGGCGCTAAAAGCCTGGCGCGGTCAGAAAGAAAACCAGACCGCTGCCACAGAGGAGTTCATCAAACGTGCTGAG ATTAACAGCTTGGCAGCCCAGGGGAAGTACACTGGTGGTGGGGACAGCAGTGGAGCCACTGGTCTTTCTCATTATCTTTCTAACTACGCATATTAA